The following DNA comes from Maylandia zebra isolate NMK-2024a linkage group LG6, Mzebra_GT3a, whole genome shotgun sequence.
atttttatttttccagttcatgaggactgttgaaacatgtgaaaagccgcggcagggaattaaaaggaacggacttcagcgtgaacgaccagttccccaaagagatcttggaacgacgcagggtcctcttcccaatccgacgcggcttcatccagaagggttcccgcgctgtcatcgctgtggaccggctgtacgtggacggacagctccaccgcgaccccaacatcactccgtggctgtattaacctcacaccagataagaatcagcCACACCATTTCCCtatccactcacactaacttgcattaacatctgtttaacttaccagcatcaaatcgcatcttaaagtgtgatttcatagcagaattaacaccgtcactctccgtcagtgatttaattggaatgtttacgttttgttttgttttttttcttctcgttttttttttttttttttcctcctctcttttccccctcttggttttatgctgctcacccctgtccttggtttctttctttattcctttcactgcctcgatcacctgcttcgacactcatccacaaacatcctttatttcgacacatacgcaccatgcgctcaacggcagcacatttatatcagtcagacagcgcacacagtcgtttaggatacacacacttaagccaagcctactcatattagtaactatgcatacacaaagtcagactcagggagcatctcgccacacattttttctctctctccttctctttatttatgaacaagtgacgtattctctccacctggctaagcgacgcacacagcatacatccctagttatacacaaacatctatgggtacactgaggttcattacatggaatataaatggagctggctccagagtcaagaggttaaaaatatttaaccaactcaaaaaactacaggcagatgttgtccttttacaagagactcacagacctcttagaggtttgaatgaacttaaaacacctgagtttcctaatgtgttctcagcttgttataattctagacaaaggggagtagcaattttaatacataaaaatattaatttcacagtactcgatacagttatagatccagagggcagattcttaatcattaaactatctatacttgataaaaagctatgtattgcaagtgtatatggtccaaatgttgatgatccctcattctttcacggttttttcagtgcactctctgaacacttagatggcacacttgttcttggaggcgacctcaaccttggactaaatgaagacatggataggctcaatacagcgggaactcagcgtaattggcagtccacaaatataatcaaacagtatatgagcgactttggtctttgcgatgcatggcgctctcttcaccccaccagtaaggaatatacttttttctcacatgtccatcactcctactctcgtctggattattttttggtcagcagctcactgctgaacgacatttcagacactgagattcaccctatagctgtcagcgatcatggtcctgtatctttaacactaatgcacaagaataatactacgccaagaaaaaactggagatttaatatatcactacttaaagatgaagactttattaaatattttaaaaaagagtggacttcatatttggactataatgacactcccgaaacatcagcttctgttctatgggaagcagggaaagctgtgatgagaggtaaaataatttctttctcatcacataaaaagaaaaaagaaaacaaaaatattcaggaattagaaaaaaacatcaaatcactagaagaagcctacgcatcccaccaagatcaggaaacattgaacaaaatacgcaaaacaaaactagaattaaatgagataattgataaaaaaacaaaattcttagtacaaagacaaaattatgaacatggtaataaatccggtcaatttctagcaaaccagctaaaaataaataaataaaaaacaactatatgtgctgttcaagattcatctgggaacacaatatatgaaccgatacaaataaacaacattttcagggatttctataaaacgttgtattcaccacaaataaacccatctaaaaaagaaattgatcagtttttggacaacataactcttccaaaattattggacactcgagcaatggcactggattcaccactgacaccaggtgaactccaggaagccctggtaagtatgcacaataataaggctccaggtccagacggctttcctgcagaattctacaaagaattctggtcgattctagcaccagttttctacagaacgttgttggaaattaaagaaaagggcagacttccatcaaatatgaattctgcaaacattaatctcctgctaaaaccaggcaaagaccctgtatatccctcaagctatcgtccaatatcccttataaatgtagaccttaaaataatctgcaaagctctctcaaagagactggagaaaataacccccctcttaattcatcctgaccaaactggtttcataaaaggtaggcactcatcaacaaatacacgtagattacttaatttgatagactactcatacagtaaaaacctagaaactacaatattctctttagatgcagaaaaagcattcgacagagttaactggaaatttctatttgcaactttacacaaatttggttttggatcctctttcataaactggttaaaaatagtatataattccccaacagcttgtgttagaacaaatgactagacatcctccagcttctgtctcttgaggggcaccaggcagggatgcccactctccccttcactgtttgcaatttttattgaaccactagcagcagcaattagacagaattcagtaattaagggcataaaatgcaagaacgtggaacataaaatcagcctttatgcggatgatgtgttactctttctccaaaattcacaaaccaatatctctggggtgattgaattgataaactcttttgcaagaatatcagattactcaattaactggtcaaaatctacagttctaccgattaattgctccctccataattcctcttctacgccactgcaatcgggaaatataaaatatttaggtattaatgtttctcccaagcttgcagatctaactaaattaaaccatatcccacttttaaagaaggtagaagatgatctggctagatggaaatgtctacccatatcactcatgggaagggttgccgctataaaaatgatggtcttaccaaaaataaattatttattctcaatgatcccaactaaaccgccacaagattggttcagatctctagattcatgtatgtccaaattcctttggaaaaataaacccccacgtataagcttaaaaacactacaaaagaccaaggataaaggaggactagaactgcctaactttcagcactacttcttagccaacaggcttcagtttatctcaggatggctaaaacacaccctcttagatgaaccttggctagatgtagaacaagcactttgcaataatctagagatctcagacctaccatttatcagctcaaacatccaacgacatgaatgctttaaaagcatcaacatcagctcttctctgacagcatggtgggagtttctaaaattgacagcgtcttcattaatcccatgcaaacgtacacctatctggaacaaccctgacatattacaaaacaataatatgataaacttttcagattggagtggtaaaggaatcaaatatttagaacatatactagaaggaacagaatttatttcatttgacagactagttacacaatatgggatcaacaagaaaagatttttagaatatcaacaaattaaatccatagtaaaaaagaaatttaaaccgggtcaagttgaactacaaacaccaccaagtgtggttcaatttcttactcttaaaacccccaaattactatccaaaatatacagaatgctttctaaaacagatgaatcaatatcacttcctattgcaaaatgggaagcggatttatcagttaacttagacctaaacttctggtctcagatttgcttaaaaacctttcatctaattagaaatcccagtcttcaattaattcaatacaaaatattacatagagtgcactatacaggtcatcggatgttcaagatgggctttacgtctaccaacaactgctcacactgccaaaccaattcaccggacaattatatccacgctctttggttctgtccaccagttcagaagttttggcgcgagatatgtgaagacacgaagtgtctgaaatgtaacattccaacttcccccttagtgtgtttgttgggcagcttagataatgtcacttcagaaaagaatatcgcccatatggttttcactgccctatgcatgaccaggatccttttctaagtagctgacagctggtaactgtgcaggggcggatctagcaaagttttgtcggggccaggtagggcattaacagggaaaggggggcacaaagaaatatttttctttgttatgtcatttaaaaactttgaataaataattatctgaatcttacaacaaaacTGGCCATCTGattaaatgtatagaaatccattattgtatatagtaactaataagtctaatatacaccctagtaagctatagtattttttcctttgggaaggtaccatctgtgcagtctgcaattctgttgaagaaagatgttgaatctatttaattattgtagaaaaataattgatttctgtgcatttgttttacacttgcattaaattaaagttgattacatcgattaagggcggggggtggggggtggttccctaatgtttttgctgggagttggcaaccctattagttaggtagGTAAGtactttaaaataccagaatagggaggatggtgtaggttaaaatttattagattgatcTGTGTTGCTGAACTATAAAATGTTTTGGGTGGAGTGTATtctttgcatacaggtataacagaatagcttcagtctcattttttaaaacttgagtatgaacttatacaaaatgcagcaagatatttataaaaaacaattttattgattacaaaatatgctatatcggattcatattggtatcggcagatatccaaatttatgatatcggaatcggtatcggacattaaaaagtggtatcgtgccatctctagtaattTTAAAAGCTACATAATGTGCATGCAAAATATGAATTTGCAAGGCAgttattatatgtattttactataattttctaaatattttaaaaagtagagAGTACAGTTTTATGTATTGGCCTGTTATAAAATTGCATGATGGATAAATCCTTGATTAAAATGGTATGCCAACACACCACAAGCCCCAAATCCatgattatattatttatttattattataaaaacaaagtaaacacTTGGGATAATATCACCTCGATAATTTTCACACAAAAATCAGCTGCATGTAGCATTATGTCATTATAAACATAAAGCAATCTATAAAACAAAATCTATCATCCTGAAGTGTTCAGGCTAGTCATAGTGCTAGAGTTCATAGAGGGAAATGAGAGGCTGCACAAGAGCATGTCATCATCTTCGCAGCATTAACTCCCTGTCATCCTCATCTGGCACCATCAGATTATCCACTGAGAAATGAGCATCATCTCCTACACTCTGGAAGAAACGCTCCTCACTTTCGCAGCTCTGAGTGCCATTCACACAGTCCCTGGCTTTCAGTTGTTTCAGCTCGGTGCTGTCGCTGGCATTGCTGTCCTCTGTACTCATGCTGGTGtcactgctgttgctgctgtctTTGGTCTCGTTGCTCTCGTTGCTCTCACTgctggagctgctggagctgTCTTTGCtttcattgctgtcattggTGGCAGTTGTGGTTTCTATGCTGTCACTGGTGCTGTCACTGCTGTCTGTGGGGTTCACCAGCAGGTTTGTGTCGGGCAGCTCATTGCTGTCCTCTGCGCTAAGGGCTTTCACTGTATTTGTAAACACTCGCACCCAGCTCTAAAGCGGTGAATAAAGAGAGCACTGTGTTAACTAACTGTAACCTCTACTTAAGCAGgttaaatgaaataatttgatAACGTAAAAGATTTATCGCACCTTTCTGACATTCTCTTCACTGCCCATACTATCATCTTTGGTGTCAAGCATGGAGTCCATCTGTGGAACAGAGGTGAAGAAACTGTGTAATTCTGTACTACACATAATACACTAAGTAAAAGAAGTTGTTTTACTTCATCTTACCTCATCCGACTGACTGTCACTCTCTTCTGAAGTCTGTTTGTGGAAATGAAACCCATTTAAGGATGCAAATATCAGATTTATTCCAGGTTTATTCATTTGTATCATCTGATATCCAAGGTTACACCCAGAAATCCTAACAATTTGCTAATGCTTTAAAGATTATGAAATGGAAATAGCAACCTTGTTGAAGGATAACAGTAAAATATTACATGGATTGCTAATAGGACCCACCGTGTCCTCTGATGTGTCCTCTGATGTGTCCTCTGAAGTGTCCTCTGATGTGTCCTCCAATGTGTTGTCTGTGGATTCTAATGATTCTGACTCTGAGctctgtataaaaaaaaaaaaacagagacattTTCAGTAAACAGAAAAATGATTTTGATCTGTGTGTTAGGATGAAGGTTTTCTGAAGACATTTCAGAACCAAAATAACTCACCTGATTTGAGGTGTTTTCCTCTGTGCTCTGCAACACAGACAGGAACAAAGAGTCATGTGGATGAAACTCAGCAATCAAATGTGATGGAAAGAGTCAGGAAAAATAACCATTTACTCAttactgaaataaatgtacACATTACCTGAAGCTCTGAGGTGTCATTTTCAGACGATTGTGAAACAGACACACTTTCAGTCTgggtaaacaaaacaaagtaagcacagagaaaaatgtattttaattatATGCTTTAACTGCCGCATCAACAATCATCATTCATTTAGATTTCATTCTTGTCAACCCTTGCTTGGGCAAGCTATTACTGCCGGAATGGAAGCAGACATAAAGTATAGTAAACAATAGTTTCTGAAATGGGAATCATCTTGAGGTCTAGAGAGACTTCCAGTACCCACGCCCATTGTTAGCTTTTCCTGCTGACTGTCTTCAAGGAATTCAGCTTTACTGCAGGCAGACTATATAGTTTAGTAGTTTATGTATAGTTCCTGAAATATACTCAAACGTACAGAAGCTCAAATATATGAAAAGAAAATCATTGCCAAATTTAAACTTGCTAATTTAAACatctataaataaaaacaaaacttgaaattttaaattattaagTTAAACTTTGAATTATTATGGAattatttgctttcttttttctctctctttcctagTACCAGAAACAAGGTCTAATACAACTGTGATTTAGCATTtgggaaaaaatattaaaaaatgatttgtgTTTTGAAAATGCTACTTACTGAGTTTGATGCAACCTCGCTTGATACTGAAACAACAGTGTGTAAAATCTGTCAGAATGAAAATGGAACAGATGGTTATTTAATGgacactttattattattattattattattattattattattattattattattattatttctaaaaATACATATGGTTATGACATGCTTTAGTTCCATGTCACCTGTTATTTTACTAATAGCAAGTAATATTATGCTTATTTGTAcctagtattattattttttttgttgtaactGTGTCCTTGAACCCAGTAATActttcaaataaacaaaaatacacagCATGGAAGATGGGAGAATATTTCGTCTATCTGAaagttatgtaaaaaaaaaaattacggtGAAAAAATCTTTCAAAATTGAGACCTTTTTAAtaattgatttttgttttctgctttcatACTCACCGGGTTGGAAAAGACTGCTCCAATCAGGCAAAATGTAATGATGGGAACCTtcattctgtaaaaaaaaaaaaaaaaaaagtatgtaatTATTATTCTCATTAAGTTCAGTTCAGTGTAAGAGTAACTACTATGGTGCATTAGCAAAAGAAACTCCCCCCAAAATAGGGTCACATCCATTTGCTCTTGGGTTTAAACTTCTAGATGTTAAGTTACTACAAACCAAACTGACAATTCAAAACTTTCAAAGTTGTGATCACTAAAGTAAGAGTTGTGatcaaaagtaataataataatactacatAATCATTTACTCTACCTCAGTTTCagagataataaaaaaagatgcaGCTGGTGCTCCTCGTTTAGTCTATAAGGCAGCAAACAGGAGAATCCAGAGTCTGTCCTGAACCTCGAATGGAAGCTTGCAGTTGAAGTAAAATCACGATGTGTGGATATGCTGGAGGGAACTCCCAGGACTACTGTATATAAGTATTCTCATTTAAGGTGATTGCATCACTTCCTTCCGGATGTGTCTTTTTTGTCGTCATGCGAAGGTGTATTTGTTCCGGAGAGGGAgttcagaaaacacacagtggcgTGATGatgattgtacacacacacacacacatagatactGTGTGCTCTTTTATCCAGTCACAAAATTTCCTACACCCCCTCTCACGtctttagtgaaatataatttaGCTCGCTAAACTATAGGGTTTGTGGCCTGTTGAAAAAATAAACTCACCCACTCAGAGAGGAAAAGAGGGCTAGACAGTTTCATGCTTGTTTCCggtgaaacttttttttcttttccttttcccctCCTTCCCTTTCTATTtggaattttgtttttgtcagatgATGGATTACATGGAACAGGTTACAAGTAGTACAAGTGCGAGGGCTATAAAGTTTTCAATATAAGGTTGGTTTAAATTGAGAAAATTAAACACTGCCTTTTATAAAAACTTCACATAAATGGATTAACttcagatacacacacacgcccacacaTATACACGCACACTGTGACAAAGTACAATATTAATTCAgtctattaaaacaaaaacaaaccatatTTTGCCTTCACTGCTAAACGATGTTATTGGAAATTGTGTTTTTGGAACATTAAGCATGTACAGTATGTACAAGTAAAGGCTTCTATATATATTTCCATCCTGTGGTATATAATCGCTTCCTGGATATACTTATATGGCCAGGCCCAAAATAAGCTTACAGAATTCCTTGTTTAACCTCACTTTGGATTTCAGCTAAGCAAAAGAAACCTGTAATTAGACTGAATGTTCACCAGTCCAGCGCTCTCCACCAAAACCACAGGGTAGgagtggaggaggagatgattgATGCTTGTTGTGATACGCAGACAGTCAACAGTGTCTGCACGTTCACCTTAACGTTACTTAAGGTTTAATAATGTAATTATCTTTGTCAGACAGGCGTTGGATGCATCTGTGGTATTAATATTCTTAATGAAACTAGGCATTTGTCAGACTGGTGCATCACCAGTGTGATCCTTGAGAATGCGTGCAGTGTAatcattttcttctattttttttttgcctaaaTATGTTTGAATTAGTTGCTAATTAAGGGAAAACAATACAAGTTAGTGATGAATAGTGAAATATGATTTTACTAAAAACAACACCATGATTGATGCCACAtcgtgtattttttttactctgcaTTGTATAAAATAAGATAGCATATTTCCATCAATGCCTTGTGGAATTGACTGATTGATTTACAACATTGTGTAATATAAATCAAAGCTTGTACTTCCCAGCTTTGATGAACAGTGTTACAAAGCAGTGTATTTTTTCAATCAAGAGGCTTGTGTTTAAAGCTGGTGTGTTGATTCTTTGAATATCAATCAATTAAGGTAAAACGGCAGTTTTTGAGCGATTTTGTCATGTCCTTGCTACTCTCATCATTTACCCTCATTATACTGCAGTTTCTTAGCCGCTTTAAGAGTACAGACTTTAGTTTTTGTGACATCTAGTGGCCAAAAGTATGTATTGTTTCTGTCCTAAAACAATGTGGTCATTTTGGTTTGGACTGGGTTCATTCTGCCATAAACAACCTGCCCATAGTACTTTTTCAAATTTTCACAAACAACAGTAACCAGAAATTATGTTCATTATGAGGCTTATCCATCCATTATCAGGGGTACATTTTTTGTTACACTTAtacttgtttgttaaataatcCAATTGTTTCCACAGCATACCCAAAAGTGTGCAAAATCCATTCAATAGAAAGCACAATGAATGCTCCAATAATTGCTGAAATATTCAACTGAAAGTaaacatttgatttgatttacatctatataaataaaattgaattcattatttttatagCGGTGTAATACACAAAAATGTGTCAACGAAGAAATACTACACATCTGAACAAGCGTGTTTGTTTATTGCAGGGGTGGGGGATTctaggcctcaagggccggtgtcctgcaggttttagatatcaccctgggtcaagacacctgaatcaaatgattaatttattaccaggcctctggagaactttaagacatgctgaggaggtcatttagccgtttaaatcagctgtgttggatcaaggacacatctaaaacctgcaggtcatcggccctcaaggcctggagttccccacccctggttAATTGAGTCTATTCACCAGGGATTTGAGGTTTTCTGTCTAACTGATATGGAAATCTGAAGTTTGAGTTTGATAATGAGTTTTCTGTTGGCTGATGTCATCAAGGATGAATACAgctgacaaacaaagaaacattacTGACAGGACACATATGAATATGAAGCCCTTCTCTCAGGATCAGCATCATGCCAAGCCCTGTACTGGTGCTGCTTTTCAGTAGATGATAAAATCATTGCAAAAACAGAGTCTGTACAATTCTAAAAAGctttaaagtcaatatttggtttgACCCTCTTTATTCCTCAAAAGAGCCTAaactctcttagacaacctttcttgtcatttctttaagcagtcttTGGGAATAGTACTCCAG
Coding sequences within:
- the scpp1 gene encoding secretory calcium-binding phosphoprotein 1 isoform X1, translated to MKVPIITFCLIGAVFSNPILHTVVSVSSEVASNSTESVSVSQSSENDTSELQSTEENTSNQSSESESLESTDNTLEDTSEDTSEDTSEDTSEDTTSEESDSQSDEMDSMLDTKDDSMGSEENVRKSWVRVFTNTVKALSAEDSNELPDTNLLVNPTDSSDSTSDSIETTTATNDSNESKDSSSSSSSESNESNETKDSSNSSDTSMSTEDSNASDSTELKQLKARDCVNGTQSCESEERFFQSVGDDAHFSVDNLMVPDEDDRELMLRR
- the scpp1 gene encoding secretory calcium-binding phosphoprotein 1 isoform X2 gives rise to the protein MKVPIITFCLIGAVFSNPILHTVVSVSSEVASNSTESVSVSQSSENDTSELQSTEENTSNQSSESESLESTDNTLEDTSEDTSEDTSEDTTSEESDSQSDEMDSMLDTKDDSMGSEENVRKSWVRVFTNTVKALSAEDSNELPDTNLLVNPTDSSDSTSDSIETTTATNDSNESKDSSSSSSSESNESNETKDSSNSSDTSMSTEDSNASDSTELKQLKARDCVNGTQSCESEERFFQSVGDDAHFSVDNLMVPDEDDRELMLRR